The following proteins come from a genomic window of Gimesia chilikensis:
- a CDS encoding pilus assembly protein TadG-related protein encodes MRVHRTVIAKNRQRRNRKGAIAVFTAVLMVPLLGMVAFTVDYGYLLKKRADLQRAADAAVLAAVRDLLPDADGYQDLVKVRARVREYVAYNLKDIPDFVVLDSDIEIGRYDPSSVYDDFTILDWGTFDTVRVTLRFDQTANSPVSLFFARILGINESAVRASSTAILQKGSLLTPGVGVLPFTIPKSEWDNTELGDVWSIYGDGRLEDNIGATIPGNWGTLDIGGSLNSTSDMRDQILNGLRQDDLDALHGQGRIPSNEYIDSRVPLFMSGDPGLSSGLKLAIKAIEGQQRLIPIYDSAESGGSHVEFHVVGWVVCEVIDSHWGGDKNTYLRIKKSHLYDALLKPQTDLSITTDLVEGAFAAPAMVE; translated from the coding sequence ATGCGTGTTCATCGGACTGTAATCGCGAAAAACAGACAGCGACGGAATCGCAAAGGCGCAATTGCGGTCTTCACGGCCGTACTGATGGTTCCTCTGCTGGGAATGGTGGCGTTCACAGTTGACTATGGATACCTCCTCAAAAAAAGAGCCGACCTGCAACGTGCTGCGGATGCGGCTGTACTGGCAGCGGTACGGGATCTTTTACCCGATGCAGACGGCTACCAGGACCTGGTAAAAGTCCGTGCGCGGGTTCGCGAGTATGTCGCCTATAATCTGAAAGACATTCCCGATTTCGTCGTCCTCGATTCCGATATCGAAATCGGTCGCTATGATCCCTCCTCAGTCTACGACGACTTCACCATTCTGGACTGGGGCACCTTCGATACCGTTCGCGTGACATTGAGATTCGACCAGACAGCCAACTCGCCCGTCTCGTTGTTCTTCGCCCGTATCCTGGGAATCAACGAGTCCGCCGTCCGTGCCTCTTCGACGGCTATCCTGCAGAAGGGCAGCCTGCTGACACCAGGCGTCGGGGTCCTCCCTTTTACCATTCCCAAGTCGGAATGGGATAACACCGAGTTGGGGGATGTCTGGAGCATCTACGGCGATGGGCGGCTGGAAGACAATATCGGAGCCACGATCCCCGGGAACTGGGGGACCCTCGATATCGGCGGGAGTCTGAACAGTACCTCCGATATGCGGGATCAGATTCTAAATGGGCTAAGGCAGGATGACCTGGATGCACTGCACGGGCAGGGACGCATTCCCTCGAATGAATACATCGACAGTCGGGTTCCATTATTTATGTCAGGTGACCCCGGGCTCTCCTCCGGTCTGAAACTGGCTATCAAAGCCATCGAAGGACAGCAACGTCTGATTCCCATTTATGATTCCGCGGAAAGCGGTGGCAGTCACGTGGAATTCCACGTCGTGGGCTGGGTGGTCTGCGAAGTGATCGACTCGCATTGGGGGGGGGATAAAAATACTTATCTGCGTATCAAGAAGTCGCATCTTTACGATGCCTTGTTGAAGCCACAGACCGATCTGAGCATTACTACGGATCTTGTGGAAGGGGCCTTCGCAGCTCCGGCAATGGTGGAATAA
- a CDS encoding TadE/TadG family type IV pilus assembly protein has product MLTQRKTALAQKSSQRKGVAAVECALVAPLLVLITLGAIDSGQFVNMAQVVNDASYAGARQASQNTALNRSEVRAAVFNYFVQQFPHVSATEIDSALTVNVYRSLNISLLEGDLTAVLNGDLTTLLSGEPVAVQVIFRYDSVRWLTGFPGLDARTVETTTVMRRE; this is encoded by the coding sequence ATGCTCACCCAACGCAAAACAGCTTTAGCTCAGAAATCTTCTCAACGAAAAGGCGTCGCAGCAGTAGAGTGTGCCCTGGTGGCACCATTACTGGTGCTGATTACCCTGGGAGCAATCGACTCTGGTCAGTTTGTGAATATGGCCCAGGTCGTCAACGACGCCTCGTATGCGGGAGCGCGACAGGCCTCTCAGAATACGGCTCTCAATCGGTCCGAAGTTCGGGCTGCTGTCTTTAATTACTTCGTCCAGCAGTTTCCCCATGTCTCGGCTACAGAAATTGACAGTGCATTAACGGTCAATGTTTACCGCAGTCTGAATATCTCACTGCTCGAAGGTGATCTGACAGCAGTTTTAAATGGTGATCTGACAACCTTGCTGTCCGGCGAGCCGGTCGCGGTTCAGGTCATCTTTCGCTACGACTCGGTCCGCTGGTTAACGGGGTTTCCAGGACTGGACGCCAGAACCGTCGAGACCACCACCGTAATGCGACGTGAATGA
- a CDS encoding TadE/TadG family type IV pilus assembly protein — MQNTQHIKSRLRHVHQRSGAASVEMAIVAPLFFLLIMGLVEFTRMGMVKQALTDAARAGCRKAVLVGTITTSNAEAIIRNHMQATIASANDAGLCRINFEPTELEGLESGTTITATVEVNYSDVSWIVPRFLNQSVLRGQSTMKRE; from the coding sequence ATGCAGAATACGCAACACATCAAATCACGATTGCGTCATGTTCATCAGCGTTCTGGTGCCGCCTCGGTTGAGATGGCCATCGTCGCTCCTCTGTTCTTTCTGCTGATCATGGGGCTGGTTGAATTTACCCGCATGGGTATGGTCAAACAGGCCCTGACCGACGCCGCCCGGGCCGGGTGCCGGAAAGCCGTGCTTGTCGGCACCATTACCACTTCTAACGCGGAAGCCATTATCCGCAATCATATGCAGGCCACGATCGCCAGTGCCAATGATGCCGGCCTCTGCCGCATCAATTTTGAGCCGACCGAGCTTGAAGGGCTGGAATCTGGTACCACCATCACAGCTACCGTCGAAGTTAATTACTCCGACGTTTCCTGGATAGTTCCCCGCTTCTTGAATCAGTCTGTCCTGCGAGGACAGTCGACGATGAAACGGGAATGA
- a CDS encoding outer membrane lipoprotein-sorting protein translates to MIKLSACRSIIFVWLMLFFLPVSPSAAPQRDKQSEQDQELQALINKLEQNEAFYSELELKLNENYQQPPGNTRPKWKVENETEYSILVQGEKFRQEEITAGKFRLVPSPPQKNQRHFLEGMNTTLTLFDGTTYRRFHEIDHESARAVGQRNQNKLGEISDLPKRMENYGRPHMLLESSPHVPLSIFLSGKKAMVHFPGLPVHPKPFQVKAWIEGTGEIQGLKCTQVVVERLNDSGVRFSKQILWLAQERNLIPVKIVTYYDQFSREKPIKEAFVDEWQQLGAGVWFPRQAHIDRYNLILFKYNGSYEIDWRRQYTVQQITLHPKVQQQDFSALMFPQGTTVRSRFNHQQRKYIVGEEKIRPAEKE, encoded by the coding sequence ATGATTAAACTGTCTGCCTGCAGAAGCATTATTTTCGTCTGGCTGATGCTGTTTTTCTTGCCAGTCAGCCCGTCCGCAGCTCCTCAGCGTGACAAGCAGTCGGAACAAGACCAGGAACTGCAAGCACTGATCAACAAGTTGGAACAAAATGAAGCGTTCTACTCAGAGCTGGAACTCAAACTAAACGAGAATTACCAGCAGCCGCCTGGTAATACCCGCCCCAAGTGGAAGGTCGAAAATGAGACGGAATACTCGATCCTGGTTCAGGGAGAGAAATTCCGCCAGGAGGAGATCACTGCGGGGAAATTTCGATTAGTGCCGTCGCCCCCCCAGAAAAATCAGAGGCACTTCCTGGAGGGGATGAATACGACACTGACGCTGTTTGACGGAACCACCTATCGTCGCTTCCATGAAATTGATCATGAATCCGCGCGCGCGGTAGGTCAACGCAATCAGAACAAACTGGGAGAAATCTCAGATTTACCCAAGCGAATGGAAAACTACGGACGGCCGCACATGCTGCTCGAGAGCTCACCCCACGTCCCGCTTTCGATTTTCTTGAGCGGAAAGAAAGCCATGGTTCATTTTCCAGGATTACCAGTTCACCCCAAGCCATTCCAGGTCAAAGCCTGGATTGAAGGGACGGGGGAGATTCAGGGATTGAAGTGCACCCAGGTCGTGGTCGAACGGTTGAATGACAGTGGTGTCCGGTTCTCGAAGCAGATCTTGTGGCTGGCCCAGGAGCGGAATCTGATACCGGTGAAGATCGTAACCTATTACGACCAGTTTTCACGAGAGAAACCGATCAAAGAGGCGTTCGTCGACGAATGGCAGCAACTGGGTGCCGGCGTCTGGTTCCCGCGTCAGGCTCACATCGATCGCTATAATCTGATTTTATTCAAATATAATGGTAGCTACGAGATCGACTGGCGGAGACAGTACACCGTTCAACAGATCACGCTCCATCCGAAAGTGCAGCAGCAGGATTTTTCGGCCCTCATGTTTCCCCAAGGGACCACGGTGAGATCCCGGTTCAATCATCAGCAGCGAAAATATATCGTCGGTGAAGAGAAAATAAGACCGGCGGAAAAAGAATAA
- a CDS encoding outer membrane lipoprotein-sorting protein has protein sequence MQTGKSILISGLLVLLLMSATRLQADQPQGKESAELQTLIRDVEQQEALYRNLKLQMQLLYQQPLKPADPEKQVKLKSELTLIVQGEKYRQEKQTKGRFQQGYFVPPNKPYHHFSNGTRESCQVYDGETLQKFSHYDRDRGLTNDERQTGGYGDITHEQVRMENLLRPHMLLSNHGPRVPLSTWLKGTSAVAASPGLPNYDNRTAYTTEILGEETVQGLKCIKVQIDRRRNSGKSELRDVLWLSRERNLLPVQAETYQLSRSTEIPQSEAWVDEWLEVRPGVWFPRTFHTDRLDWIMYVLKKKQQVGWQKAYVVESVELDPSLPADTFTKLEFPEGIVIDGKHLLKK, from the coding sequence ATGCAGACAGGCAAATCGATTTTGATTTCTGGATTGCTGGTACTGTTGCTGATGTCGGCTACGCGCCTCCAGGCAGACCAGCCACAAGGCAAGGAATCTGCAGAGCTGCAGACACTGATTCGAGACGTGGAACAGCAGGAAGCCTTGTATCGGAATCTCAAGCTCCAGATGCAGTTACTCTATCAACAACCCCTCAAACCCGCTGATCCTGAGAAGCAGGTAAAATTGAAGTCGGAACTGACTCTGATTGTGCAGGGAGAAAAATATCGTCAGGAAAAACAGACTAAAGGACGATTTCAACAGGGTTACTTCGTTCCCCCCAATAAACCGTATCATCATTTCAGCAACGGTACACGGGAGTCCTGCCAGGTTTATGATGGCGAGACTCTGCAAAAGTTCTCTCACTATGACCGGGATCGCGGTCTCACCAACGACGAACGACAGACAGGAGGATACGGCGACATCACTCACGAACAGGTACGTATGGAGAATCTGCTAAGACCGCATATGCTGCTGTCCAATCATGGGCCTCGGGTTCCACTCTCCACCTGGCTGAAAGGAACTTCCGCGGTCGCTGCGTCTCCCGGCCTGCCCAATTACGACAACCGGACAGCATATACAACAGAAATACTGGGAGAGGAAACCGTCCAGGGGCTGAAGTGCATCAAAGTGCAGATCGATCGGAGGCGAAATTCGGGCAAGTCTGAACTTCGAGATGTGCTCTGGCTGTCCCGCGAGCGGAATCTGCTTCCGGTGCAGGCCGAAACTTATCAGCTTTCTCGATCGACAGAAATCCCACAAAGCGAAGCCTGGGTCGATGAGTGGCTGGAAGTGCGTCCCGGCGTCTGGTTCCCCCGGACATTTCATACGGACCGCCTGGACTGGATCATGTATGTTCTGAAAAAGAAACAACAAGTCGGATGGCAGAAGGCGTATGTCGTCGAATCGGTGGAACTTGACCCAAGTCTCCCGGCGGATACCTTTACGAAACTCGAATTCCCGGAGGGGATTGTCATTGATGGAAAACATCTGTTGAAAAAGTAA
- a CDS encoding DUF1559 domain-containing protein: MLSIILSVGALVCLPLTGLAQLQAQDKVPEKREPFRLDLVPEEALGVIAFRPAQLLSEPTLKPIRELLLKDMERSPDMAFLGLKPMDVKSVTVIYFLLDIRETSRSPIKTAFLFETTNELDQAKIKQNFWQSELEENTYQGKTLLTKGSGSEDALLFLSDHTFLFSDKTSALKKIIDHMHNRNDSIWSRRLADVSTTSVAAGINMQTLRNRLGKVLIQPLTQRIPAWPMIAPIWENTEIATLGVTVQNDLSLKLIFEQKNNSEQLKQSLDGLLLLGKNMIRQFQATRGNLNRPLQPNEESYLKRLENAFTETQVTQNDTRVTFSSVFKQELLSQMVDLTIPAILQARAAAQRSRSKYNIKLIVLALHNYYERHHHFPPAIVMGPDGKTPHSWRVELLPYLDQQALYDEYRMNEPWNSKHNLKIAETVVPVFSHPSSSKPANTGYFVVVGDDTAFNNKQGVSFKEITDGTSNTIAVVEAKRDIPWTKPEDISYDGKKLPQFGGFFENPPVNGQPATGVYFVGLCDGRVRMLQDNIDEELLKSLLTIADGKPDQ, from the coding sequence TTGCTTTCTATAATTCTGTCTGTGGGAGCCCTGGTGTGCCTGCCTTTGACCGGTTTGGCACAGTTGCAGGCGCAGGACAAGGTTCCCGAGAAACGGGAACCGTTTCGGTTGGATCTGGTGCCGGAAGAGGCGCTGGGGGTGATTGCGTTTCGCCCGGCTCAGTTATTGTCGGAACCAACCTTAAAGCCGATCCGTGAGTTGCTGCTTAAAGACATGGAACGAAGCCCTGACATGGCTTTTCTGGGATTGAAGCCTATGGATGTCAAATCAGTTACGGTCATCTATTTCCTTCTGGACATAAGAGAGACCAGCCGAAGTCCTATCAAAACCGCATTTCTGTTCGAGACAACAAACGAACTGGATCAGGCGAAGATCAAACAGAATTTCTGGCAATCAGAGCTCGAGGAAAATACCTATCAGGGAAAGACATTATTGACCAAAGGATCTGGCAGTGAAGACGCACTGCTGTTTTTGAGCGATCACACATTCCTGTTCTCAGACAAGACGAGCGCGTTAAAAAAAATCATTGATCACATGCATAACCGGAACGATTCCATCTGGTCGAGACGGCTGGCAGATGTTTCTACCACTTCAGTTGCAGCGGGCATTAACATGCAGACACTGCGGAACAGATTGGGAAAGGTGCTAATACAACCGCTGACCCAACGTATCCCCGCCTGGCCGATGATCGCCCCGATCTGGGAGAACACAGAAATCGCGACTCTGGGAGTCACCGTCCAAAATGACCTTTCCCTGAAGCTGATTTTCGAACAGAAAAACAACAGCGAACAGCTCAAGCAGTCACTGGATGGTCTGTTGCTGCTGGGGAAAAATATGATCCGCCAGTTTCAGGCAACGCGGGGAAATCTGAATCGTCCCCTGCAGCCGAATGAAGAGTCTTATCTCAAACGATTAGAGAATGCGTTCACAGAGACACAGGTAACGCAGAACGACACACGTGTGACATTTTCCAGCGTTTTCAAGCAGGAGCTGCTCAGCCAGATGGTGGACCTGACGATTCCCGCAATTCTCCAGGCACGTGCGGCAGCTCAGCGATCGCGATCGAAATATAATATCAAACTGATCGTACTGGCACTACACAATTACTACGAACGCCATCATCACTTTCCTCCTGCGATTGTGATGGGCCCCGATGGCAAGACGCCTCACAGCTGGCGGGTGGAACTGCTGCCTTATCTTGATCAGCAGGCACTCTATGATGAATATCGTATGAACGAGCCTTGGAACAGCAAACATAATCTCAAGATCGCTGAAACTGTCGTTCCTGTTTTCAGTCATCCGAGTTCCAGTAAGCCAGCCAATACCGGGTACTTCGTAGTGGTGGGAGACGACACTGCGTTTAATAACAAACAGGGTGTGTCTTTTAAAGAGATCACGGACGGGACCTCGAACACGATTGCGGTCGTCGAAGCCAAACGGGATATTCCCTGGACCAAACCGGAAGACATATCTTACGACGGCAAGAAGCTACCGCAGTTCGGCGGATTTTTCGAAAACCCACCCGTCAACGGGCAACCTGCTACCGGCGTTTATTTCGTCGGCTTGTGTGATGGTCGAGTCCGAATGCTTCAGGACAACATTGATGAAGAGCTTCTTAAATCCCTGCTGACCATTGCTGATGGGAAGCCAGATCAGTAA